Proteins encoded together in one Neisseria lactamica window:
- the ubiD gene encoding 4-hydroxy-3-polyprenylbenzoate decarboxylase, translating to MKYKDLRDFIAMLEQQGKLKRVAHPVSPHLEMTEIADRVLRAEGPALLFENPIKPDGTRYDYPVLANLFGTPERVAMGMGADSVSKLREIGQTLAYLKEPEPPKGIKDAFSKLPLLKDIWSMAPNVVKNAPCQEIVWEGEDVDLYKLPIQHCWPEDVAPLVTWGLTVTRGPHKKRQNLGIYRQQLIGKNKLIMRWLSHRGGALDYQEFRKLNPDTPYPVAVVLGCDPATILGAVTPVPDTLSEYQFAGLLRGSRTELVKCIGNDLQVPARAEIVLEGVIHPNETALEGPYGDHTGYYNEQDHFPVFTVERITMRENPIYHSTYTGKPPDEPAVLGVALNEVFVPLLQKQFPEITDFYLPPEGCSYRMAVVSMKKQYAGHAKRVMMGCWSFLRQFMYTKFIIVVDDDVDVRDWKEVIWAVTTRMDPVRDTVLVDNTPIDYLDFASPVSGLGGKMGLDATNKWPGETDREWGRVIKKDPAVTAKIDGIWGELGL from the coding sequence ATGAAATACAAAGACCTGCGCGACTTCATCGCCATGCTCGAGCAGCAGGGCAAGCTCAAGCGCGTCGCGCACCCCGTTTCCCCGCATTTGGAAATGACCGAAATCGCCGACCGCGTGCTGCGTGCAGAGGGGCCGGCGTTGTTGTTTGAGAATCCGATTAAGCCCGACGGTACGCGCTATGATTATCCCGTGTTGGCAAACCTGTTCGGCACGCCCGAACGCGTGGCGATGGGTATGGGTGCGGACAGCGTGTCCAAGCTGCGCGAAATCGGGCAGACGCTGGCGTATCTGAAAGAACCCGAACCGCCCAAAGGCATCAAAGACGCGTTTTCCAAACTGCCGCTGCTGAAAGACATTTGGAGCATGGCGCCGAACGTAGTGAAAAACGCGCCGTGTCAGGAAATTGTGTGGGAAGGTGAAGACGTTGATTTGTATAAACTTCCGATTCAACATTGCTGGCCGGAAGACGTTGCGCCGCTGGTAACGTGGGGCTTGACCGTCACGCGCGGGCCGCACAAAAAACGCCAAAACTTAGGCATTTACCGCCAACAATTAATCGGCAAAAACAAGCTGATTATGCGCTGGCTGTCGCATCGCGGCGGCGCGCTGGATTATCAGGAGTTCCGCAAACTCAATCCCGATACGCCGTATCCCGTCGCCGTCGTGCTCGGCTGCGACCCTGCCACCATTTTGGGCGCGGTAACGCCTGTTCCCGATACCTTGAGCGAATACCAGTTTGCCGGACTGCTGCGCGGTTCGCGGACGGAGCTGGTGAAATGTATCGGCAACGATTTGCAAGTGCCTGCCCGTGCCGAAATCGTGTTGGAAGGCGTCATCCATCCGAACGAAACCGCGTTGGAAGGCCCATACGGCGACCACACGGGCTATTACAACGAGCAGGACCATTTCCCTGTGTTTACGGTTGAGCGCATCACTATGCGCGAAAACCCGATTTACCACTCCACCTACACGGGCAAACCGCCCGATGAACCTGCCGTTTTGGGCGTGGCGTTGAACGAAGTGTTCGTACCGCTTTTGCAAAAGCAGTTCCCCGAAATCACCGATTTCTACCTGCCGCCCGAAGGCTGCTCCTACCGCATGGCGGTGGTCAGCATGAAAAAACAGTACGCCGGACACGCCAAACGCGTGATGATGGGCTGCTGGTCGTTCCTGCGCCAGTTTATGTACACCAAATTCATCATCGTGGTCGATGACGATGTGGACGTGCGCGACTGGAAAGAAGTCATCTGGGCGGTCACTACGCGCATGGACCCCGTACGCGACACCGTTTTGGTGGACAACACGCCCATCGACTACCTCGACTTCGCCAGCCCCGTCAGCGGACTCGGCGGCAAAATGGGTTTGGATGCGACCAACAAATGGCCGGGAGAAACCGACCGCGAATGGGGGCGCGTCATCAAAAAAGACCCTGCGGTTACGGCGAAGATTGATGGGATTTGGGGGGAATTGGGCTTGTAG
- a CDS encoding DUF2199 domain-containing protein, producing the protein MYTCTSCGENHEEMPAIGFTAPYPYNQLSEEERIAYQAECDSDFCIIRYPDQTDRFIRAVLPIPIIGHQETLEYGVWVSVSEKSFNDYQSRFYDNPENAVYFGMICNRLPPYESDTFGLHCNVVIQPDGQRPLLQLHQSGGHPLVRDFYHGIGYTEAQARIGAVSESDCSG; encoded by the coding sequence ATGTACACTTGCACTTCCTGCGGCGAAAACCACGAAGAAATGCCCGCAATAGGCTTTACCGCCCCCTATCCCTATAACCAACTCAGTGAAGAAGAACGCATTGCTTATCAAGCGGAATGCGATTCTGATTTCTGCATCATCCGCTATCCCGACCAAACCGACCGCTTTATCCGCGCGGTGCTGCCGATTCCGATTATCGGGCATCAGGAAACGCTGGAATACGGCGTGTGGGTATCTGTCAGCGAAAAGAGTTTTAACGACTATCAAAGCCGCTTTTACGACAACCCTGAAAACGCCGTTTATTTCGGGATGATCTGCAACCGGCTGCCCCCTTACGAATCCGACACCTTCGGTTTGCATTGTAATGTCGTTATCCAACCTGATGGTCAACGCCCTTTGCTGCAACTTCATCAAAGCGGCGGACATCCGCTGGTACGCGACTTTTATCACGGCATAGGATATACCGAAGCGCAGGCAAGGATAGGGGCGGTATCCGAATCGGATTGTTCAGGATAA
- a CDS encoding COG4648 family protein, with product MKPGFFGHIFLTVLSIAYPALWYYGREAGWFVWLAAAMCGLWLLRALTAKLSQQRYTALFITLFFAAVLVFGRRDSMYWYPVLVNLMMLAVFGGSLFAGQTVIERLARLQQPDLPEKAVRYTRRVTQVWCVFFIINGTLAALLAWLGRYDWWAVYTGVIAYVLMGMLFAGEWLYRKLVLKV from the coding sequence ATGAAACCCGGTTTTTTCGGACATATTTTTCTGACCGTATTAAGCATTGCCTATCCGGCTTTGTGGTATTACGGCAGGGAGGCGGGCTGGTTTGTCTGGCTGGCGGCGGCGATGTGCGGGTTGTGGCTGCTGCGCGCCCTGACTGCCAAACTGTCCCAACAGCGTTATACGGCTTTGTTTATTACACTGTTTTTTGCCGCAGTATTGGTGTTCGGGCGGCGAGACTCAATGTATTGGTATCCCGTCCTCGTCAATCTGATGATGTTGGCGGTGTTCGGCGGCAGCTTGTTTGCCGGACAGACGGTCATAGAAAGGCTCGCGCGGCTGCAACAGCCCGACCTGCCTGAAAAAGCCGTGCGCTATACCCGCCGGGTAACGCAGGTTTGGTGCGTATTTTTTATAATCAACGGGACGCTTGCCGCTTTGTTGGCATGGTTGGGGCGATATGATTGGTGGGCGGTTTATACCGGCGTGATTGCCTATGTATTGATGGGGATGCTGTTTGCCGGCGAATGGCTTTACCGCAAACTCGTTTTGAAAGTCTGA
- a CDS encoding acyl carrier protein — MTEQEIYRLLSDTLTELFEIEPERITPDTNLYEDLEIDSIDAIDLIDRIKRETGRKLQAEDFRNVRTVNDVVQAVLKIQAG; from the coding sequence ATGACCGAACAAGAAATCTACCGGTTGTTGAGCGATACCCTGACCGAGTTGTTTGAAATCGAACCGGAACGGATTACGCCCGATACCAATCTTTACGAAGATTTGGAAATCGACAGCATCGATGCCATCGACCTGATTGACCGCATCAAGCGCGAAACCGGCCGCAAGCTGCAGGCCGAAGATTTCCGCAATGTCCGCACCGTCAACGACGTGGTACAGGCGGTATTGAAGATTCAGGCGGGGTAG
- a CDS encoding phosphopantetheine-binding protein, whose protein sequence is MNDLENQIKQLIIDSLALEDITAADIGSEDALFGDGGLGLDSVDALELGLAVQKHFGFRLDGEQENLREHFANVKTLAAFVKSRQA, encoded by the coding sequence ATGAACGACTTGGAAAACCAAATCAAGCAACTGATTATCGACAGCTTGGCTTTGGAAGATATAACCGCCGCCGACATCGGCAGCGAAGATGCGCTGTTCGGCGACGGGGGGTTGGGCTTGGATTCCGTCGATGCGCTGGAATTAGGCTTGGCGGTGCAAAAACATTTCGGTTTCCGATTGGACGGCGAGCAGGAGAACTTGCGCGAACATTTTGCCAATGTCAAAACACTCGCCGCCTTTGTCAAAAGCCGCCAAGCATAA
- a CDS encoding lysophospholipid acyltransferase family protein, with amino-acid sequence MDKLDYCRRFAATWLGFVIFGVGGIMMKLVLLPYTLNGTSESVARQLAARRIIGTSWRLFVAYLKWSGVLEVSFRGVEKLNRPGQLILANHPSLLDVVLLVGHVPEMNCIVKKDLQHNPAMSSQIKGAGYIPNEESEAMLETVKAVFDSGQSLLVFPEGTRTGWDGRVKMHRGAVSLGLRYAEVITPVCIKMNPPNFKKGQPWYRIPSKRIRYEITVGDDILPQDWLAEKPLPIAARRLNEYLQDYFTRKTI; translated from the coding sequence ATGGATAAATTGGATTATTGCCGCCGTTTTGCGGCGACTTGGTTAGGATTTGTGATTTTCGGTGTCGGCGGCATTATGATGAAATTGGTTTTGCTGCCTTACACTTTAAACGGCACTTCAGAGTCTGTCGCCCGCCAATTGGCGGCGCGCCGGATTATTGGAACATCTTGGCGTTTGTTCGTTGCTTATTTGAAATGGTCGGGCGTGTTGGAGGTATCGTTCAGGGGTGTTGAAAAACTCAACCGCCCGGGACAGTTGATTTTGGCAAACCATCCGTCTTTGCTGGATGTGGTGCTGCTTGTCGGCCATGTGCCCGAAATGAACTGCATCGTGAAAAAAGATTTGCAGCACAATCCGGCAATGAGCAGCCAGATTAAAGGTGCGGGCTATATTCCGAACGAAGAGTCGGAAGCAATGCTGGAAACGGTAAAGGCGGTTTTTGACAGCGGGCAGAGCCTGCTGGTGTTCCCCGAAGGAACGAGGACGGGGTGGGACGGACGGGTAAAAATGCACCGGGGCGCGGTTTCTTTGGGACTGCGCTATGCTGAAGTGATTACGCCCGTATGTATCAAAATGAATCCGCCCAATTTTAAAAAAGGACAGCCGTGGTACCGCATTCCTTCGAAACGGATACGGTATGAAATTACGGTCGGAGACGACATCCTCCCTCAAGATTGGCTCGCCGAAAAACCGTTGCCGATTGCGGCTCGGCGGCTGAATGAATATCTGCAGGACTATTTTACAAGGAAAACCATATGA
- a CDS encoding beta-ketoacyl synthase chain length factor: MPPIICRFHFDIADWRVSGSKMRDMAQWAKWAECPDFADGLPDVKPELPFLPAMQRRRLSKAARLVCDAAWDIASAHPGSPVVYASHDGEMARSFDLWLELLKSHTVSPTSFGLSVHNATAGQWSILRQDMSEQTALAVCADGVETALAEAASLLEEGCGSVLVLVADDPLPEGYAVSATRAPFAYALAMALTKGTRYSLTLSASDDMPSEAGMLPEAYWSGLEWVRFLLNGSRECRRVYRNREWLWQRNG, translated from the coding sequence ATGCCGCCGATTATTTGCCGGTTTCACTTCGACATCGCCGACTGGCGGGTTTCGGGCAGCAAAATGCGCGATATGGCGCAGTGGGCAAAATGGGCGGAATGTCCGGATTTTGCCGACGGTTTGCCCGATGTCAAGCCGGAATTGCCGTTCCTGCCCGCTATGCAGCGCCGCCGTTTGAGTAAGGCGGCGCGTTTGGTATGCGACGCGGCTTGGGACATTGCCTCCGCCCATCCCGGCAGTCCGGTAGTTTATGCCTCGCACGACGGGGAAATGGCGCGCAGTTTCGATTTGTGGTTGGAACTGTTGAAATCGCATACCGTGTCGCCGACTTCGTTCGGTTTGTCGGTGCACAATGCAACGGCGGGGCAATGGTCGATATTGCGTCAGGATATGAGCGAGCAGACGGCATTGGCCGTGTGTGCCGACGGTGTGGAAACGGCTTTGGCGGAAGCGGCGTCCCTGTTGGAAGAGGGATGCGGGTCGGTTTTGGTTTTGGTGGCGGACGATCCGCTGCCGGAAGGATATGCCGTATCGGCAACGCGCGCGCCGTTTGCTTATGCTTTGGCGATGGCCCTGACCAAAGGGACGCGTTACAGCCTGACTTTATCTGCTTCGGACGATATGCCGTCTGAAGCCGGTATGCTGCCCGAGGCATATTGGAGCGGTTTGGAATGGGTGCGCTTTCTGCTGAACGGCAGTCGGGAATGCCGCCGGGTATATCGCAATCGTGAATGGCTGTGGCAGCGGAATGGATAA
- a CDS encoding ApeP family dehydratase — protein sequence MPVFVSLPPQYMDTLPECPITDTASLLPHSGRMVLIDRITRYGDDFVEAGAQIKPDHILLVGGILPYTAFIELMAQAVGAYAGLQARKNARPVRLGFLLGTRKLEIFAQSVPVGTHLLATAHMSIQDAGGMGVFDCELRWTDAPETSSRTLPSDGILARASLNVYSPEHPVETT from the coding sequence ATGCCCGTATTTGTCAGCCTGCCGCCGCAATATATGGACACACTGCCAGAATGCCCGATTACCGACACCGCCTCCCTGCTGCCGCACAGCGGGCGTATGGTTCTGATAGACCGCATTACCCGATACGGCGATGATTTTGTCGAAGCAGGGGCGCAGATAAAACCCGACCACATCCTGCTGGTCGGCGGCATACTGCCCTACACGGCATTTATCGAACTGATGGCGCAGGCTGTCGGCGCATATGCCGGCCTCCAAGCCCGAAAAAACGCACGGCCGGTCCGGCTCGGCTTCCTGCTCGGCACGCGCAAACTTGAAATCTTCGCCCAATCCGTCCCTGTCGGCACGCATCTGCTGGCAACGGCGCATATGTCTATTCAAGATGCCGGGGGAATGGGCGTGTTCGACTGCGAACTGCGTTGGACAGACGCGCCGGAAACTTCGTCCAGAACACTCCCTTCAGACGGCATTTTGGCGCGCGCCTCACTCAACGTGTACAGCCCCGAACACCCTGTCGAAACAACTTAA
- the fabG gene encoding 3-oxoacyl-ACP reductase FabG, with translation MTETVLITGSNRGIGKAAALGLAEDGFDIAVHCRSRRDEAEAVAEEIRALGRNARVLQFDVSDREACHEILTADIEANGAYYGVVLNAGLTRDNAFPAFSDNDWDVVLRTNLDGFYNVLHPLVMPMIRRRKAGRIVCMASVSGLTGNRGQVNYSASKAGIIGAAKALAVELAKRKITVNCVAPGLIDTDIIDENVPVEEILKAVPAARMGLPEEVAHAVRFLMDEKAAYITRQVIAVNGGLC, from the coding sequence ATGACCGAAACCGTCCTGATTACCGGCTCCAACAGGGGCATAGGCAAAGCCGCCGCACTCGGTTTGGCGGAAGACGGCTTTGATATCGCCGTCCACTGCCGCAGCCGCCGCGACGAAGCCGAAGCCGTGGCGGAAGAAATCCGCGCTTTGGGCAGAAATGCGCGCGTGTTGCAGTTTGACGTGTCCGACCGCGAAGCCTGCCACGAGATTCTGACCGCCGACATCGAAGCGAACGGCGCGTATTACGGCGTGGTGTTGAACGCCGGACTGACGCGCGACAACGCCTTCCCCGCGTTTTCAGACAACGATTGGGATGTGGTGCTGCGGACTAATTTGGACGGTTTTTACAATGTATTGCATCCGCTGGTTATGCCGATGATACGCCGCCGCAAAGCCGGACGGATTGTGTGTATGGCATCGGTATCCGGTTTGACCGGCAACCGCGGGCAGGTCAATTACAGCGCGTCAAAAGCGGGCATTATCGGCGCGGCAAAGGCCTTGGCGGTCGAACTGGCGAAACGCAAAATCACCGTCAACTGTGTCGCGCCGGGTCTCATCGATACCGATATTATCGATGAAAATGTACCCGTCGAAGAAATCTTAAAGGCTGTCCCCGCCGCGCGTATGGGGCTGCCGGAAGAAGTGGCGCACGCGGTGCGTTTCCTGATGGATGAAAAAGCGGCGTACATCACGCGCCAGGTGATTGCGGTGAACGGAGGTTTGTGTTGA
- a CDS encoding beta-ketoacyl-ACP synthase yields MLNTRRVAVTGIGGITAFGRDWQSIQAAFKAEKNAVKYMDWHERFPELEAQLGAPIEDYAPPKHWTRKQLRSMGRVSYLCVDAAEQALTDAGLLGDESITDGRMGVACGSSSGSTKDIGDVGELLLTGTSRNFSANTYVRMMPHTTAANIGIFFGLKGRIIPTSSACSSGSQGIGYAYEAIKYGLTDMMLAGGGEEFCPSEVYVFDSLYAASRRNGEPEKTPRPYDVNRDGLVIGEGAGIFVLEELEHAKRRGAKIYAELVGYGANSDGSHVTQPQKDTMQKCMELALQDAGITPDKIGYANGHGTATEKGDIAETLATEAVFGFVPISSQKSYLGHTLGACGALEAWFSIEMMNGGWFAPTLNLNNIDPRCGKVDYILSGGREIETDYVMSNNFAFGGVNTSLVFKHWKNG; encoded by the coding sequence GTGTTGAATACCAGAAGGGTCGCAGTAACAGGCATAGGCGGCATTACCGCCTTCGGCCGGGATTGGCAAAGCATACAGGCAGCATTCAAAGCCGAAAAAAACGCCGTCAAATATATGGATTGGCACGAACGTTTCCCCGAATTGGAAGCGCAACTGGGTGCGCCGATTGAGGATTACGCACCACCGAAACATTGGACGCGCAAGCAGCTCAGAAGTATGGGGCGCGTGTCGTATTTGTGCGTCGATGCGGCGGAGCAGGCTTTGACGGATGCCGGTTTGCTCGGAGACGAAAGTATTACCGACGGACGGATGGGCGTTGCCTGCGGCTCTTCCAGCGGCAGCACCAAAGACATCGGCGATGTGGGCGAATTATTGCTGACCGGCACGTCGCGCAACTTCAGTGCCAACACCTATGTGCGTATGATGCCGCACACCACCGCCGCCAATATCGGCATCTTTTTCGGGTTGAAAGGGCGCATCATCCCGACATCGAGCGCGTGTTCGTCCGGCAGCCAAGGCATAGGTTATGCCTACGAAGCCATCAAATACGGTCTGACCGATATGATGCTGGCGGGCGGCGGCGAAGAATTTTGCCCGTCCGAAGTGTATGTTTTCGACTCGCTTTATGCCGCCAGCCGCCGCAACGGCGAACCGGAAAAAACCCCGCGCCCATACGACGTGAACCGCGACGGGCTGGTCATCGGCGAAGGCGCGGGGATTTTCGTATTGGAAGAATTGGAACACGCCAAACGGCGCGGTGCGAAAATTTACGCCGAACTCGTCGGCTACGGCGCCAACAGCGACGGCAGCCACGTTACCCAGCCGCAAAAAGACACGATGCAGAAATGTATGGAACTCGCGCTGCAGGACGCGGGCATCACGCCCGACAAAATCGGCTATGCGAACGGGCACGGCACGGCAACCGAAAAAGGCGACATCGCCGAAACGCTGGCGACTGAAGCTGTATTCGGATTTGTGCCCATCAGTTCGCAAAAAAGCTATTTGGGACACACGCTCGGCGCGTGCGGCGCGCTGGAGGCGTGGTTCTCGATTGAAATGATGAACGGCGGCTGGTTTGCGCCTACCCTAAATTTAAACAACATCGATCCGCGCTGCGGCAAGGTAGACTATATTTTAAGCGGCGGCCGTGAAATCGAAACGGATTATGTGATGAGCAACAATTTCGCCTTCGGCGGCGTGAACACTTCACTGGTGTTCAAACATTGGAAAAACGGATAA
- a CDS encoding 4'-phosphopantetheinyl transferase family protein, whose product MPDKKAVLQCRLADESAAAAYRESCLDDADRARLLRAPELAGRTDWRVSRFLKQQGGKICSLSHSKGRAAVLVCSGGTVCGVDIETVRPRNFQALAEWVCSPEERVFLARSGWQAEAFYRLWCIKEALLKACGLGFPQDMAKVGYRTDGSAVYGLRADGGTSWHAVSAIWCGDAVVACVWRGAAELAWQYCGTDAVRTVCHIERIGGKEV is encoded by the coding sequence GTGCCGGATAAAAAAGCAGTATTGCAGTGCCGCCTTGCCGATGAGTCGGCCGCCGCTGCTTATCGGGAATCCTGTCTGGACGATGCGGACAGGGCGCGCCTGCTGCGCGCGCCGGAATTGGCAGGGCGGACGGATTGGCGGGTCAGCCGCTTCCTGAAGCAGCAGGGCGGCAAGATATGTTCGCTTTCGCACAGCAAAGGGCGGGCGGCGGTTTTGGTTTGCAGCGGCGGCACGGTTTGCGGTGTCGATATTGAAACGGTTCGTCCGCGCAATTTTCAGGCACTTGCCGAATGGGTTTGTTCCCCTGAAGAACGGGTTTTTTTGGCACGTTCCGGTTGGCAGGCAGAGGCTTTTTACCGCCTGTGGTGCATCAAGGAAGCACTGCTTAAAGCCTGCGGTTTGGGTTTTCCGCAAGATATGGCGAAAGTCGGTTATCGGACCGACGGTTCGGCAGTTTACGGTTTACGTGCGGATGGCGGGACCAGTTGGCACGCCGTCAGCGCAATCTGGTGCGGCGACGCGGTTGTCGCCTGCGTGTGGCGCGGAGCTGCCGAATTGGCGTGGCAGTATTGCGGAACGGATGCCGTCCGGACGGTTTGCCATATCGAGCGGATAGGCGGCAAGGAAGTCTGA